The Parus major isolate Abel chromosome 24, Parus_major1.1, whole genome shotgun sequence genome contains a region encoding:
- the ADAMTS15 gene encoding A disintegrin and metalloproteinase with thrombospondin motifs 15 codes for MLPLLPLLLLGTPGLSLSPGAPPDPDSALVTPLRLDPDINGPAYFRGGPAEPPRGGQAVVIQLSAFGEDFYLHLSPDARFIAPAFAAQYLGAAARPLPALRHCFYSGDVNADRESFAALSLCGGLRGAFGYRGAEYLISPLAGGSAGGLHRLQRRSPGRPVGAGASRCAVGSGLTPGVLQALDKYRGRAGGKGGRAKRFASVPRYVETLVVADESMVKFHGDDLQHYLLTLMATAARLYKHPSIRNPIQISVVKFLLIGQDDKGPKVTSNAALTLRNFCAWQKKWNKVSDKHPEYWDTAILFTKQDLCGATTCDTLGMADVGTMCDPKRSCSVIEDDGLPSAFTTAHELGHVFNMPHDNVKACEEVFGRLKTNHMMSPTLIQIDRANPWSACSAAIITDFLDSGHGDCLLDQPAKPIPLPEDLPGTSYSLNQQCELAFGVGSKPCPYMQYCAKLWCTGKARGQIVCQTRHFPWADGTACGEGRFCLKASPGHVSRNLLCWKGPTRIIESNYRDGSRRGDDGYASCPSLQVDGGWAKWAPYGPCSRTCGGGVQLARRECTDPVPANGGSYCEGIRVKYRSCNLEPCAAAVPGKSFREEQCEAFNGYSHSTNRLTASVSWVPKYSGVSPRDKCKLICRANGTGYFYVLAPKVVDGTPCSPDSTSVCVQGKCIKAGCDGKLGSKKKFDKCSVCGGDNKSCKKVSGLFTKPMHGYNFVVVIPAGASNIDIRQRGYKGLISDDNYLALKNAQGKYLLNGHFIVSAVERDLMVKGSVLRYSGTGTAVESLQAFKPIQEPLTLEVLSVGKMTPPRVRYSFYLPKESKEDKSSYKKEGRTPPDLNNSVLSLSNRLDGGRPSYKRPSYKWAVGGWEACSVSCGDGLQKRSVACRDSYGQPAAECDAAQRPADVRLCGEPCPAWEAGPWSPCSKSCGRGFKRRALKCLVPTGRLLPRESCNFRRKPQELDFCTLRPC; via the exons AtgctgccgctgctgccgctgctgctgctgggcacccCGGGGCTGAGCCTGAGCCCGGGGGCACCCCCGGACCCCGACTCCGCGCTGGTCACTCCCCTGCGCCTGGACCCCGACATCAACGGGCCGGCTTATTTCAGGGGGGGCCCTGCCGAGCCGCCCCGGGGGGGACAGGCGGTGGTGATCCAGCTCTCGGCTTTCGGGGAGGATTTCTACCTCCACCTCTCCCCCGACGCCCGCTTCATCGCGCCCGCCTTCGCCGCCCAGTACCTGGGGGCGGCCGCCCGGCCGCTCCCCGCTCTCCGCCACTGCTTCTACTCGGGGGATGTCAACGCCGACCGCGAGTCCTTCGCCGCCCTCAGCCTTTgcggggggctccggggggcTTTCGGATACCGGGGAGCCGAGTACCTGATCAGCCCGCTGGCGGGGGGGTCGGCCGGGGGTCTCCATCGCCTGCAGCGCCGCAGCCCCGGCCGCCCCGTCGGGGCCGGAGCATCCCGCTGCGCCGTGGGCTCCGGGCTCACCCCCGGCGTGCTGCAGGCGCTCGACAAGTACCGGGGGCGTGCGGGGGGGAAAGGAGGTCGGGCCAAGCGCTTTGCCTCGGTCCCGCGTTACGTGGAGACCTTGGTGGTGGCCGACGAGTCGATGGTGAAGTTCCACGGGGATGACCTCCAGCACTACCTGCTCACCCTGATGGCCACGGCCGCCCGCCTCTACAAGCACCCCAGCATCCGTAACCCCATCCAGATCTCCGTGGTCAAGTTCCTCCTCATCGGGCAGGATGACAAGGGGCCCAAAGTCACCAGCAACGCCGCCCTCACCCTCCGCAACTTCTGCGCCTGGCAGAAGAAGTGGAACAAGGTCAGCGACAAGCACCCCGAGTACTGGGACACCGCCATCCTCTTCACCAAGCAG GACCTGTGTGGTGCCACCACCTGTGACACGCTGGGGATGGCAGACGTGGGCACCATGTGTGACCCCAAGCGCAGCTGCTCCGTCATCGAGGACGATGGGCTGCCCTCGGCTTTCACCACCGCCCACGAGCTGG GCCATGTGTTCAACATGCCCCACGACAACGTGAAAGCCTGTGAGGAGGTCTTTGGCCGGCTGAAGACCAACCACATGATGTCCCCCACCCTCATCCAGATCGACCGTGCCAACCCCTGGTCAGCCTGCAGCGCTGCCATCATCACCGACTTTCTGGACAGTGGCCATG gGGACTGCTTGCTGGACCAGCCTGCCAAACCCATCCCTCTGCCCGAAGACCTGCCGGGGACGAGCTACAGCCTGAACCAGCAGTGTGAGCTCGCCTTCGGGGTgggctccaagccctgcccctACATGCAGTACTGTGCCAAGCTGTGGTGCACGGGGAAGGCGCGCGGGCAGATCGTCTGCCAGACCCGCCACTTCCCCTGGGCCGACGGCACCGCCTGCGGCGAGGGGCGCTTCTGCCTCAAGG ccagccctgggcatgTTTCACGGAATttgctgtgctggaagggacccacaagaatcattgagtccaactaCAG GGATGGCTCCAGGCGTGGAGATGATGGCTATGCATcctgtccatccctgcaggtggACGGTGGCTGGGCCAAGTGGGCTCCGTACGGGCCGTGCTCGCGGACGTGCGGCGGTGGGGTGCAGCTGGCCCGGCGGGAATGCACCGACCCCGTGCCGGCCAACGGGGGCTCCTACTGCGAGGGCATCCGCGTCAAGTACCGCTCCTGCAACCtggagccctgtgctgctgcag TGCCAGGGAAGAGCTTCCGTGAGGAACAGTGTGAGGCTTTCAATGGCTACAGTCACAGCACGAACCGCCTCACTGCCTCCGTCTCCTGGGTTCCCAAATACTCCGGTGTCTCGCCCCGGGATAAGTGCAAGCTCATCTGCCGGGCAAACGGCACCGGCTACTTCTATGTGCTGGCACCCAAG GTTGTGGATGGCACCCCTTGCTCCCCGGACTCCACTTCGGTCTGTGTCCAGGGAAAATGCATCAAGGCAGGCTGTGATGGGAAGTTGGGCTCCAAGAAGAAGTTTGACAAATGCAGCGTGTGTGGAGGAGACAACAAGAGCTGCAAGAAGGTCTCAGGCTTGTTCACCAAACCCAT GCACGGCTACAACTTTGTGGTGGTCATTCCCGCGGGCGCCTCCAACATTGACATCCGGCAGCGGGGCTACAAAGGACTCATCAGCGACGACAACTACCTGGCGCTGAAGAACGCGCAGGGCAAGTACCTGCTGAACGGCCACTTCATCGTCTCGGCCGTCGAGAGGGACCTGATGGTGAAAGGCAGCGTCCTGCGCTACAGCGGCACCGGCACCGCCGTCGAGAGCCTCCAGGCCTTCAAACCCATCCAGGAACCCCTGACTCTGGAGGTGCTCTCCGTGGGAAAGATGACCCCTCCTCGGGTACGCTACTCCTTCTACCTCCCCAAGGAGAGCAAGGAGGACAAGTCCTCCTACAAGAAGGAGGGCAGGACCCCACCGGACCTCAACAACAGCGTCCTCAGCCTGTCCAACCGCTTGGATGGCGGGAGACCGAGCTACAAGCGCCCCTCCTACAAGTGGGCGGTGGGTGGTTGGGAGGCGTGCTCCGTCAGCTGCGGCGATGGCTTGCAGAAGCGCTCGGTGGCTTGTCGCGACTCCTACGGCCAGCCGGCCGCCGAGTGCGACGCGGCGCAGCGCCCCGCCGACGTCCGGCTGTGCGGGGAGCCCTGCCCGGCCTGGGAAGCTGGACCGTGGTCTCCCTGCTCCAAGAGCTGCGGTCGGGGGTTCAAGAGACGGGCGTTGAAGTGCCTGGTCCCGACCGGGCGCCTGCTGCCCCGGGAGAGTTGCAATTTTCGGAGGAAGCCGCAGGAGCTGGATTTCTGCACCTTGAGGCCGTGCTGA